A section of the Polyodon spathula isolate WHYD16114869_AA chromosome 29, ASM1765450v1, whole genome shotgun sequence genome encodes:
- the polr3d gene encoding DNA-directed RNA polymerase III subunit RPC4 has protein sequence MSEGSSGDPGSAGGVRPAAPGGRGLVGRRAPITPGRLPAIRSRDLTLGGVKKKTFTPNIISRKAREEQAEVASKKKEREGEQRPQDGRGRGRGRGRGRPEVIQSHSIFEQGPSEGAVKKRGGCYDGAMDAPSMGPSPIINIKKEKRETEEETKQILRMLERDNFLDDPRLRSNLQSCPVQLPLAVSGWIFKQEVKREQPKKEEEEQEGEEMELDSHLVKVKEEPMDDAEVKNTEPVCQAPPLPPEIGFAELLQGWSQCKGEELVFMQLPDSLPGQPPTQDQRPIKTEVKMEDGQSVLVKQEMSQDALLAENTCSLMNLAEGQVGKLLVRKSGRVQLVLGKVKLDIAMGTPCSFLQELVSVGTGDGRTGDLTVLGHIKHKLVCSPDFESLLEHRQ, from the exons ATGTCTGAAGGAAGCTCCGGGGACCCCGGTTCTGCTGGGGGGGTGCGCCCCGCTGCCCCGGGGGGGAGGGGGCTGGTGGGCAGAAGAGCTCCCATCACCCCTGGCCGCCTGCCTGCCATCCGATCACGAGATCTCACCCTGGGGGGAGTGAAGAAG AAAACCTTCACTCCGAATATCATCAGCAGGAAAGCCAGAGAGGA aCAGGCCGAGGTCGCCTCTAagaagaaggagagagagggggagcagaGGCCCCAGGATGGGAGAGGCAGGGGCAGAGGGAGGGGCCGCGGGCGTCCGGAGGTCATCCAGTCCCACTCCATCTTCGAGCAGGGCCCCTCCGAAGGCGCCGTGAAGAAGAGGG GCGGCTGCTATGATGGTGCGATGGATGCTCCCAGCATGGGCCCCTCCCCCATCATCAACATCAAGAAGGAGAAGAGAGAGACGGAGGAGGAGACCAAGCAGATCCTGCGCATGCTGGAGAGAGACAAC TTCCTGGACGACCCCCGACTCCGCAGCAACCTCCAGAGCTGTCCGGTGCAGCTGCCCCTGGCCGTCTCGGGCTGGATCTTTAAACAGGAGGTCAAGAGGGAGCAGCCGaaaaaggaagaggaggagcaagAGGGGGAGGAGATGGAGCTCGACTCACACCTGGTCAAAG TGAAGGAGGAGCCGATGGATGATGCTGAAGTGAAGAATACAGAGCCTGTCTGCCAGGCCCCGCCCCTCCCCCCTGAGATAGGATTTGCTGAGCTGCTGCAGGGGTGGAGCCAGTGCAAAGGGGAGGAGCTTGTCTTCATGCAGCTTCCAGACTCCCTCCCGGGGCAGCCGCCCACCCAGGACCAGCGGCCAATCAAAACGGAGGTGAAGATGGAGGACGGCCAATCGGTGCTCGTGAAACAGGAGATGAGCCAG GACGCCCTGCTGGCAGAGAACACCTGCTCCCTGATGAACCTGGCCGAGGGGCAGGTGGGGAAGCTGCTGGTCAGGAAGTCCGGCCGCGTTCAGCTCGTCCTGGGCAAAGTGAAGCTGGACATCGCcatggggaccccctgctcctTCCTGCAG GAGCTGGTATCGGTGGGCACTGGGGACGGCAGGACAGGGGATCTGACAGTACTGGGGCACATCAAACACAAGCTGGTCTGCTCTCCAGACTTCGAGTCTCTGCTGGAGCACAGGCAGTGA